The nucleotide window TCGGGCCAACTGTTCAGCGGCGCGAACCGCTGGGTGCCGTACCGGGCGCCGCCGCGGCCGTCGCCGGTGCGGTACGTCCCCGCGCTGTGCCACGCCATGCGGATGAAGAACGGGCCGTAGTGCCCGTAGTCGGCCGGCCACCAGTCCTGCGAGGTCCGCATCGCCTTGAGCACGTCCTTCTTGAGCGCGTCCAGGTCGAGCTTCTTGAACTCCTCGGCGTAGTTGAACCCCGGCCCCATCGGGTTCCCCGCGGGCGCGTTCTGGTGCAAGACCTTGAGGTTCAACTGGTTCGGCCACCACTCCCGGTTCGTGTACGGGATGGCCCCGGCGGCCGGCGGGGTCGGCTCCGGTTTCGCCTCCGGCTGCGGTTTCCCGGACAGGGTGAAGCCGGTCACCGGGCACTTGGCCCCGGCGGGACCGGCGGGCGCGTGCCCGGAAGCGGGTTGGGCCTGAGCCGGTGCCGACACCAAAAAGCCCAGGGCCGCCAGTCCCGCTCCCAGGCGGTACAGATGAGACGGCGTGCGGTCGGTCATCGCGGTCCTCCAGTTGAGGGAGAGGCGCGGGCCGTGCAGGGGGGACCGAACCGGTCGCCGAACCGCTGCACACCCGCCCGATTGAGATAATAACGGTCGGCAAATGCGGCTTCCAATGCATAGAACAGATGCATGTGATGCGTCGAACGCATGACTAACGGGCGGGGTGAGCGACGTGGAACTGGAGCAACTGCGGCATTTGGTGAAAGTGGCCGAGCAGGAAAATTTCACCCGGGCGGCCGAACTCGTCGGGCTGTCTCAGTCCGCATTGAGCCGATCCGTCGCGCGTCTGGAAGAGGAACTCGGCCAGCCCATCTTCGAGCGGCAGTCGCGAAAGGTGGCGCTCACCGATGCGGGCCGGTTGCTGCTCGACCGCGCCCGCATCGTGCTGACGATGCTGGACGATGTAACGGCCGAGATCGCCGACAACGGCCGGTCCGGCAAGGTCCGGGTCGCGGCGATCCCGACGATCGCCCCGTATTTTCTGCCGGAGTGCCTGCGGTCCTTCCACCGCCTGTTCCCGCAGGCCCAGTTGATCGTACTCGAGGATACGACCGAGGCGCTGCTCAAGAAGGTGACCGACGGGGAGGTCGACATCGCCATCGGGGCGCTGCCGATCGGCACGAAGTACGTGGAGGTCGAACCGCTCTTTGAAGAGGAACTGCTACTGGTGACCGGCCGCGAGCACCCGCTCGCCGCGAAGCCGGCCGTGTGCTTGGCGGACATTGCGGAGCTGCCGTTCGTGCTGCTGGGCGAGGCGCACTGCCTTTCGGACAACGTGGTGTCGTTCTGCCGGCAGCACTCGTTTCACCCGGTTTCGGTCGAGCGGACCAGTCAGCTCTCGATGGTGCAGGAGTTGGTCGCTCTGGGGCACGGCGTGAGCCTGATCCCGGACATGGCCCGGGCGCGTGACACCAGCCCCGCGCGCGTGTACCGCTCGCTCAGCGGACCGCCGCCCACGCGAACCGTCGCAATGATTACGAACCCCTACCGCTACCACAGCCAGATCGTCCGGAAGTTCGCCGAGCACCTCCGCGGCTCACGAGCGGCGAATTGAAGGTGCGCCGCCCGCGCCCCCGGCGCCGGGCGGAAGCGCGAGCAACTCGTAAGACAGGCCCAGAACGTCCTCACGCCCGGAGCCGCGGCAGCCCGCGCTCGTTTCCCAATGCGAGCGCGGGCCGAAGGCGCGGGCTGAGAAAACCAGGGGGCACGCGCACATGGTGCGAATCGGAATTGTCGGCATCGGGTTCATGGGCCGCATTCACTTCCTCGCCAGCCAGCGCCTCACCGGCGCGAAGGTGACCGCGATTTGCAGCCGCGACGCCGCCAAGCGCGCGGGCGACTGGCACAACACCCGCGGTAATTTCGGCCCCGAACCCGGCCAGGTGGACCTCACCGGCGTTAAGGCCTACGCGGAGGTGAGCGAACTCCTCGCGGACCCCGAAATCGATCTGATCGACATCTGCACCGTCACGGACCAGCACACGCCGCTCGCGCTCGCCGCACTCAAGGCCGGCAAACACGTGCTGGTCGAAAAGGCGATCGCCCTTTCGCCCGAGGACGCCGACGCGATGGTCGCCGCGGCCAAGAGCGCCGGGAAGTTGCTGATGGTGGCGCACGTGCTGCCGTTCTTCCCCGAGTTCAAGTACGCGGCCGATGTGATCGCGAACGGCAAATACGGAAAGGTGGTCGCGGCGCACTTCAAACGAGTGATCGCGAAACCGGACTGGTCGTCGGACATCGGCGACGCCGCCAAGACCGGCGGACCGGCGGTCGATCTGCACATCCACGACACCCACTTCATCGGGTTGGTGTGCGGGGTCCCGAAGCACGTGTTCTCGGCCGGCACGGTCGAAAGCGGCGCGGTTTCGTACCTCACCACCTCGTACCTCTACGGCCCCGGCGGCCCCGCGGTGACGTGCTCCAGCGGCGCCGTGTCGATGCCCGGGCGGCCGTTCGTCCACGGGTACGAAATCTACCTGGAGAAGGCGACGCTGCTGTTCGACTCGGGCGGGGTGCCGCTGACGCTCCTGACCGCGGACGGGAAGTCCGAGCACCCCGCGCTCCCCGGCGGGGGCGACGCGCTCTCGGCGTTCACGGACGAGCTACAGACCGCGGTCGGCGGGGTCGCGTCGGGCCGGGAGCCGGCGCTGCTGAGCGGGCAACTGGCGCGTGACGCGCTCGTGCTGTGTCACCGCGAAATCGAATCTGTGAAGACGGGCAAACCAGTAGCCATCAGCTAACTGCCCATAACACCCATCTTTCGCAACTGGAACACCCGTTACTGGTTGCCGAGAAATGTGACCTGGTAATCTGCAACGGTTCTCGCAGTCTGCCGGGTTCTGCCGATTTGAGTTGGCAGGACCAGCCTGGTAAGCGCGAGGGCCGCCGATGAGCAAGCGAATGTGGTTCAGCTGTGGGCTTCTGGCGACCGCACTCGCTCTCGCGGGCTGCACGTTACCGTGTCACAAGGGGTATGAGAAGGCGCTCGAAAACGGGGTGCAGTGCGAGCTGCCGACCCCGTGCCGGAACCGCGTTCACCTGTTCATGGTGCACGGGCTCACCCCGTCCACACACACCGGCCTGAACGCGCTGCGGTTGCAACTCGGCGAGAACGGGTTCGCGAAGGTTGGGATCGGTGAGTTCTATCACGCGTGGTGGGTGAAGAGCGAGATCGAGTGCATCCGCAAGAACGACCCCGACGCGCGGTTCGTGCTCCTGGGCTACGACTACGGGGCCGGCGTCGCGCTCTCGCTCGCCCGCGACCTAACCGCAAAGGGCGCGGCGGTCGATGCCGTCGTGCTGCTCGACCCGAAGGGCTGCGCGCCCGAGCCGTGCGGGGTTCACACGCTCCTCATCACGAACGGCATGTGTACCGAACGTGTCCCGCACTCGGCCCGGGTGATGGTCCCGGACGCCACGCACTTCACCCTCCCGGCGCACCCGACGACCGTCGCGGCGGTCGCGGACCTGTTGCGGAACATCGCCGAGCGGCACTGCGAGCCGGAGATCGAAGAGGTGCCCGTGTGGAGCTACCCGAACGCCCCGGAGCCGCACTCCGTGGCGCCCGTGCGGGGCACCCCGCCCGAATGGAACTTCCTCGCCGACCGCGCCGGCCCGACGCGCGCCATCGGCACCCAGACGGCCACACGCCCGGTCGCGAAGCCGCCCGCGGTGGCCACAACGGCTCCGGTCCCGGTGTCGCCGGTTCCGGTGGCCACGAAGCGCTGAATGC belongs to Gemmata obscuriglobus and includes:
- a CDS encoding Gfo/Idh/MocA family protein; amino-acid sequence: MVRIGIVGIGFMGRIHFLASQRLTGAKVTAICSRDAAKRAGDWHNTRGNFGPEPGQVDLTGVKAYAEVSELLADPEIDLIDICTVTDQHTPLALAALKAGKHVLVEKAIALSPEDADAMVAAAKSAGKLLMVAHVLPFFPEFKYAADVIANGKYGKVVAAHFKRVIAKPDWSSDIGDAAKTGGPAVDLHIHDTHFIGLVCGVPKHVFSAGTVESGAVSYLTTSYLYGPGGPAVTCSSGAVSMPGRPFVHGYEIYLEKATLLFDSGGVPLTLLTADGKSEHPALPGGGDALSAFTDELQTAVGGVASGREPALLSGQLARDALVLCHREIESVKTGKPVAIS
- a CDS encoding thioesterase domain-containing protein gives rise to the protein MWFSCGLLATALALAGCTLPCHKGYEKALENGVQCELPTPCRNRVHLFMVHGLTPSTHTGLNALRLQLGENGFAKVGIGEFYHAWWVKSEIECIRKNDPDARFVLLGYDYGAGVALSLARDLTAKGAAVDAVVLLDPKGCAPEPCGVHTLLITNGMCTERVPHSARVMVPDATHFTLPAHPTTVAAVADLLRNIAERHCEPEIEEVPVWSYPNAPEPHSVAPVRGTPPEWNFLADRAGPTRAIGTQTATRPVAKPPAVATTAPVPVSPVPVATKR
- a CDS encoding LysR family transcriptional regulator — translated: MELEQLRHLVKVAEQENFTRAAELVGLSQSALSRSVARLEEELGQPIFERQSRKVALTDAGRLLLDRARIVLTMLDDVTAEIADNGRSGKVRVAAIPTIAPYFLPECLRSFHRLFPQAQLIVLEDTTEALLKKVTDGEVDIAIGALPIGTKYVEVEPLFEEELLLVTGREHPLAAKPAVCLADIAELPFVLLGEAHCLSDNVVSFCRQHSFHPVSVERTSQLSMVQELVALGHGVSLIPDMARARDTSPARVYRSLSGPPPTRTVAMITNPYRYHSQIVRKFAEHLRGSRAAN